One window of uncultured Methanoregula sp. genomic DNA carries:
- a CDS encoding helix-turn-helix domain-containing protein, which produces MLSKRIFETDFTTALNEELERKNLSVKELADLTGIPVSTLYKVTLGERDPRLSTIKKIVAVLEPDRERFIALIAARFLLESLEIRETEVNGKKFLIKGYSANSLDECIIAAARAEKDGASAIVCAPILASIVEKIVDIPVGMLRPELSVVSEAITSVAKKIG; this is translated from the coding sequence ATGTTGTCAAAGAGGATATTCGAGACCGACTTCACCACGGCGCTGAACGAGGAGCTGGAGCGGAAGAACTTAAGCGTGAAGGAGCTTGCCGATCTCACGGGCATCCCGGTCTCGACCCTGTACAAGGTGACCCTGGGCGAACGTGACCCGCGCCTCTCGACCATCAAGAAGATCGTTGCAGTCCTGGAACCTGATCGCGAGCGGTTCATCGCGCTGATTGCCGCCCGGTTCCTGCTTGAATCCCTTGAGATCCGCGAGACCGAAGTCAACGGGAAAAAGTTCCTGATCAAGGGGTATTCCGCCAACTCTCTCGACGAGTGCATCATCGCTGCAGCCCGGGCCGAGAAGGACGGTGCATCCGCGATCGTCTGCGCCCCGATCCTTGCCTCCATTGTCGAGAAGATCGTTGACATCCCTGTCGGGATGCTCCGCCCCGAACTCTCCGTTGTCAGCGAAGCGATCACGAGCGTTGCAAAGAAGATCGGGTGA
- a CDS encoding ATP-binding cassette domain-containing protein — protein MSSEQFTSLTVLPGTNRCGEKEGFEEISLCPGDTLSIVGSTGSGKSAFINDIEVLAQGDTVTGRSILINGIPPSDEMVRDPSKKPIALITQNTRVIADLTVCRFLSLHIRARDTDALELVKRTVALANEFTGEKIGESMRMTALSGGQTRSLLIADAILIGQTPILLLDEVENAGIFKEKVIRCLKHYNKAVIFVTHDPLLAMITDRRIIMKNGAVTSVLEPGAAEQEMVSHISGIDTFLISIREKIRSGDLIGNEMLPRKKPVVPA, from the coding sequence ATGAGCAGCGAACAGTTCACGAGCCTTACCGTACTGCCCGGCACCAACCGGTGCGGTGAGAAAGAAGGGTTTGAAGAGATCTCCCTGTGCCCGGGAGACACACTCTCCATTGTCGGTTCAACCGGTTCCGGCAAATCTGCATTCATCAACGATATCGAGGTGCTTGCCCAGGGGGACACTGTTACCGGCCGGTCCATACTTATCAACGGCATCCCGCCATCCGATGAGATGGTCCGCGATCCCTCAAAAAAACCCATTGCGCTCATCACCCAGAACACCCGCGTTATCGCTGACCTGACAGTCTGCCGGTTCCTCTCCCTTCACATCAGGGCCCGCGACACGGATGCGCTGGAACTCGTAAAACGGACTGTTGCGCTCGCAAACGAATTCACCGGGGAGAAAATCGGCGAGTCCATGCGCATGACTGCGCTCTCCGGCGGCCAGACCCGGTCCCTGCTCATTGCCGACGCCATCCTGATCGGCCAGACTCCCATCCTCCTGCTCGATGAGGTGGAAAATGCAGGGATATTCAAGGAGAAAGTCATCCGCTGCCTCAAGCATTACAACAAGGCTGTCATCTTCGTTACCCACGACCCGCTGCTTGCCATGATAACGGACCGGCGGATCATCATGAAAAACGGTGCAGTAACCAGCGTTCTTGAACCGGGTGCAGCCGAACAGGAGATGGTATCGCACATCTCCGGCATCGATACATTCCTCATCAGCATCCGGGAAAAAATCCGTTCCGGGGACCTTATCGGAAATGAGATGCTGCCCCGGAAAAAACCGGTTGTGCCGGCATGA
- a CDS encoding GTP-binding protein has protein sequence MKLVIVAGPPSAGKTAVIRQIIREFLTQNPVFLKIDVVRAFEDEELREEFKIPARKVYSGDLCPDHMGIMIMRDAIQWAESLKAGILIIESAGLCLRCTPYTTQSFGIAVLSAVSGSNSPLKMAPMIALADAAVVTKTDLVSQAEKEVFRECIRMVTPDIDIIETNAIQGTGMRYLMQAIAKHPDIADAETITLRGTPPLGVCTICIGKKDIGWQHHFGVIRPLDEADNIYRGD, from the coding sequence ATGAAGCTCGTCATTGTTGCAGGCCCGCCCAGTGCCGGGAAGACCGCGGTGATCCGGCAGATCATCCGCGAATTCCTGACGCAGAACCCGGTTTTTTTGAAAATCGATGTGGTCAGGGCATTTGAGGACGAGGAGCTTCGCGAAGAGTTCAAAATTCCGGCCCGGAAAGTGTACTCAGGCGACCTCTGCCCCGACCACATGGGCATCATGATCATGCGGGACGCAATACAGTGGGCAGAAAGCCTGAAGGCCGGTATCCTTATCATCGAAAGTGCGGGCCTCTGTCTCCGGTGCACCCCGTACACCACCCAGTCGTTCGGCATCGCGGTCCTCTCGGCAGTTTCCGGGAGCAACTCGCCGCTCAAGATGGCTCCCATGATTGCGCTCGCGGATGCGGCGGTCGTGACCAAGACGGACCTTGTCTCGCAGGCAGAAAAAGAGGTGTTCCGGGAATGCATCCGCATGGTCACACCGGATATCGATATCATCGAGACGAATGCTATCCAGGGAACCGGCATGCGGTACCTGATGCAGGCGATTGCAAAACACCCGGATATCGCCGACGCCGAAACCATTACCCTTCGCGGAACCCCGCCTCTCGGGGTCTGTACCATCTGCATTGGCAAGAAGGATATCGGGTGGCAGCACCATTTCGGCGTTATCCGCCCGCTCGATGAGGCTGACAATATCTACCGGGGCGACTGA
- a CDS encoding (Fe-S)-binding protein, whose product MAWVPPGKDCGACGLPSCDEFVRAVIGKNKANEDCTFYAPEPAGPRDKTEYSGTDVTGAKYDFIIRAFPGEPSARKFVVPFRADLVEKWDIRKGDLVTGRPAGPGCPLYHVLRVLSANPITGVIECHTVGPLEARKKTSPVHDVQAYHVHAFEGIAETVIRPPTLGLRQRFLPGYCMIDLAHTALVNMVLKKKDGVHVRVEDIRIM is encoded by the coding sequence ATGGCATGGGTTCCGCCGGGCAAAGACTGCGGCGCCTGCGGCCTCCCGAGCTGCGACGAGTTCGTGAGAGCAGTCATCGGGAAGAATAAGGCAAACGAGGACTGCACGTTCTATGCTCCCGAACCGGCGGGCCCCCGGGATAAGACCGAATATTCCGGAACCGATGTTACCGGCGCGAAGTACGATTTCATCATCCGGGCATTTCCCGGCGAACCCTCGGCCCGCAAGTTCGTGGTTCCCTTCAGGGCAGATCTCGTGGAGAAGTGGGATATCAGGAAAGGCGATCTCGTAACCGGCCGGCCAGCCGGTCCCGGCTGCCCGCTCTACCATGTACTCAGGGTCCTCTCAGCCAACCCGATAACCGGCGTCATCGAATGCCATACGGTCGGACCGCTCGAAGCCAGGAAAAAGACAAGCCCGGTACACGATGTGCAGGCATACCATGTCCATGCCTTCGAAGGGATAGCAGAGACCGTTATCCGCCCGCCGACTCTTGGCCTGAGGCAGCGGTTCCTCCCGGGCTACTGCATGATTGATCTCGCGCACACGGCCCTCGTGAACATGGTTTTAAAGAAAAAAGATGGAGTACACGTACGGGTCGAAGACATCCGTATTATGTGA
- a CDS encoding cysteate synthase, protein MIPKYRIRCVGGNELIEDISLISCPHGHDSLLRTEYCNQRLHLSPHKGIYRYLAWLPVTRPLLPSGGPVAFTCNELSRELGLANLTVSFSGYYPEIGAELTTGSFKELEASPTMQRLQELGNAVPVIASAGNTGRAFAGLSARCRRPVVIIIPEKAIPRLWTTEPAKDIFLVAVKGDYSDAIAVSNTLATVRGCAPEGGAKNVARRDGMGTVMLDAVVTTGRIPDHYFQAVGSGTGAIAAWEASIRLIGDGRYGQELPRLHLAQNEPFTPMVSAWDERRRQIIPGQDMPDAQERVSRVMSDVLTNRNPPYSIQGGLFDALQATDGRMYGMSNTSGHAAMQLIQDTVGIDPDPAAAIATAALVQAVEKDIIGSEDHILLNITGGGYERIREDFTLHSVSPSEVITPDEPRDDIVKSLGEWMAHHG, encoded by the coding sequence ATGATTCCCAAGTACCGGATCCGCTGCGTGGGCGGAAACGAGCTCATCGAGGACATCTCGCTCATCTCCTGTCCCCACGGCCATGACAGCCTGCTCAGGACCGAGTACTGCAATCAGAGACTCCACCTCTCCCCCCACAAAGGGATCTACCGGTACCTGGCCTGGCTGCCGGTGACCCGCCCGCTCCTCCCCTCCGGGGGGCCGGTCGCATTCACCTGCAATGAGCTCTCCCGCGAACTCGGTCTTGCAAACCTCACGGTCTCGTTCTCCGGGTATTACCCGGAGATCGGCGCAGAATTGACCACCGGTTCCTTCAAGGAACTGGAGGCCTCGCCAACCATGCAGCGGCTCCAGGAACTGGGCAACGCCGTTCCGGTGATTGCATCGGCGGGGAATACCGGGCGGGCTTTTGCCGGACTCTCGGCACGATGCAGGCGGCCGGTGGTCATCATTATACCGGAGAAGGCCATCCCCCGCCTCTGGACAACGGAACCGGCAAAGGACATCTTCCTTGTCGCTGTCAAAGGCGATTACTCGGATGCCATTGCAGTGAGCAACACCCTTGCCACGGTTCGCGGATGCGCACCGGAAGGGGGGGCAAAGAACGTGGCCCGCAGGGACGGTATGGGCACCGTGATGCTCGATGCCGTGGTTACTACGGGCAGGATCCCCGATCACTATTTCCAGGCAGTCGGAAGCGGGACCGGGGCGATTGCAGCATGGGAAGCATCCATACGGCTCATCGGCGACGGGAGATATGGGCAGGAACTCCCCCGGCTTCACCTTGCCCAGAATGAACCGTTCACACCGATGGTATCTGCATGGGATGAGCGCCGCCGGCAGATCATCCCGGGGCAGGATATGCCGGATGCACAGGAGCGGGTGAGCAGGGTCATGTCCGATGTGCTGACCAACAGGAACCCGCCGTACAGCATCCAGGGCGGGCTCTTTGATGCCCTTCAGGCAACTGACGGCAGGATGTACGGCATGTCCAACACGTCAGGTCATGCCGCAATGCAGCTGATCCAGGATACGGTGGGGATCGATCCCGATCCGGCCGCCGCGATCGCAACTGCTGCGCTCGTGCAGGCCGTGGAGAAGGATATTATCGGTTCCGAGGATCATATTCTCCTGAACATCACCGGCGGGGGATACGAACGGATCCGGGAGGATTTCACGCTCCATTCGGTCAGCCCTTCGGAAGTAATAACACCGGATGAACCGCGGGATGATATTGTGAAATCACTCGGGGAATGGATGGCACACCATGGATGA
- the comE gene encoding sulfopyruvate decarboxylase subunit beta, whose product MDENQIIGELKSAGIDLVSAIPCDRAKGLFFKLPEEFRHIGLTREEDGVGISAGAYLAGARPLVAIQSSGLGNMLNAILSLTTTFGLPLPILASWRGGENEVIPAQIPFNRPLPGILAAAGIPYTILTDPDNPGIIGKAVSDALARMTPHVILVPPASLTETACSSCSPPANPRPFATCYSRNWRTPVMTRFDAIKVIATWTTDEILVSNIGVPSKELYAAKDRRENFYMLGSYTQASAIGLGIATTCPEKRVIVIDGDGSLLGSSILPVAAAAMPENLTIIGLDNGVFGSTGSQPRPGCDTADLRLMAMGAGFEHTSTVHEPWELEAALGASGKGGPSFIHARLQPGNSNVPNIPLSPAQIRDRFMGALRNGP is encoded by the coding sequence ATGGATGAAAACCAGATTATCGGCGAACTGAAATCGGCGGGGATCGACCTTGTCAGTGCAATTCCCTGCGACCGGGCAAAAGGCCTCTTCTTTAAGCTGCCGGAAGAGTTCCGGCATATCGGGCTCACCCGGGAGGAAGACGGGGTCGGCATATCGGCAGGAGCGTACCTTGCCGGGGCACGCCCGCTTGTTGCAATCCAGAGTTCGGGCCTCGGGAACATGCTCAACGCGATCCTTTCGCTGACCACGACGTTCGGCCTCCCGCTCCCGATCCTTGCCAGCTGGCGGGGCGGGGAAAACGAGGTGATCCCTGCCCAGATCCCGTTCAACCGCCCGCTTCCCGGCATCCTTGCGGCTGCAGGAATCCCGTATACGATCCTGACCGATCCCGATAATCCCGGGATAATCGGGAAGGCAGTTTCCGATGCACTCGCCAGGATGACGCCGCACGTTATCCTGGTTCCCCCGGCCAGCCTTACGGAAACGGCATGCAGTTCCTGTTCACCACCCGCAAATCCCCGGCCGTTTGCCACATGTTACAGCCGCAACTGGCGTACACCGGTGATGACCCGGTTCGATGCGATCAAGGTGATTGCCACCTGGACCACGGACGAAATCCTGGTCTCGAACATCGGCGTGCCATCAAAGGAACTCTATGCTGCCAAAGACCGTCGGGAAAACTTTTACATGCTCGGCAGCTACACGCAGGCGTCGGCGATCGGCCTTGGGATCGCTACAACCTGTCCTGAAAAAAGGGTGATCGTTATCGATGGCGACGGGAGCCTGCTGGGATCGTCCATCCTCCCGGTAGCCGCTGCTGCCATGCCGGAGAATCTCACGATTATCGGCCTTGACAACGGGGTTTTTGGCAGCACCGGCAGCCAGCCCCGCCCGGGCTGTGATACTGCAGATCTCCGGCTGATGGCCATGGGAGCCGGTTTCGAGCATACCTCAACGGTGCACGAACCATGGGAACTGGAAGCAGCGCTCGGGGCATCGGGGAAGGGAGGACCGTCCTTTATCCATGCCCGGCTCCAGCCGGGCAACAGCAATGTGCCCAATATCCCGCTCAGCCCGGCACAGATACGCGACAGGTTCATGGGTGCGCTGCGCAACGGTCCATAA
- a CDS encoding molybdenum cofactor biosynthesis protein MoaE — protein MIRIQNEDVDIGALIAAAKKPGTGAVVVFDGVVRDDGITEMELEAYEDVAVPELEKIARQATEQFHLLHVDIIHRIGRLNLGENILIIVVSAGHRPDAYAGSRFIIEEIKKSVPIWKKELTRDGGRWVAGEHGHGSGKHS, from the coding sequence ATGATCCGGATCCAGAACGAGGACGTTGATATCGGCGCTCTCATAGCGGCAGCAAAGAAACCCGGCACGGGTGCTGTCGTAGTCTTTGACGGTGTTGTCCGGGATGATGGGATCACCGAGATGGAACTGGAAGCGTACGAGGATGTTGCAGTTCCCGAACTGGAAAAGATCGCCCGGCAGGCAACCGAGCAGTTCCACCTCCTGCACGTGGATATCATCCACCGGATCGGCCGCCTGAATCTTGGGGAAAATATTCTCATTATCGTCGTGAGCGCCGGGCACCGCCCGGATGCCTATGCCGGATCGCGTTTTATCATTGAAGAGATCAAAAAGAGCGTTCCGATCTGGAAAAAAGAGCTCACCCGGGATGGCGGGCGATGGGTGGCCGGCGAGCATGGCCACGGGTCAGGAAAACACTCCTGA
- a CDS encoding MoaD/ThiS family protein, giving the protein MTVKIRFFARFRELLGTDIITEPKAGISLLGLVQEIAGKNKEGYDAIFDEHGSFREFVILMRNGKRVEIADAATVTVADGDEIAVFPPVAGG; this is encoded by the coding sequence ATGACTGTCAAGATACGATTTTTCGCACGGTTCCGGGAACTGCTCGGGACTGATATTATCACAGAGCCCAAAGCCGGGATCTCTCTCTTAGGACTCGTACAGGAAATCGCAGGGAAGAACAAGGAAGGCTATGATGCCATCTTCGACGAACACGGCAGTTTCCGCGAGTTTGTCATCCTTATGCGGAACGGCAAGCGCGTGGAGATTGCTGACGCGGCAACGGTTACGGTTGCAGACGGGGACGAGATTGCTGTCTTCCCGCCGGTTGCCGGCGGGTAA
- a CDS encoding HesA/MoeB/ThiF family protein encodes MLSERERERYKRQILLFGEKGQEQLKKSHIFVAGAGGLGSPIAIYLAVAGVGTITIVDMDTVDQSNLNRQILHTDRDIGKKKTVSAIEKLHEYNADITINAIDATISADNIRDLVGRADGIVDAMDNYPIRYLLNRTAFEKNIPLFHGAIRGLYGQATTILPGETPCLECIFPKAPPKEVFPVLGVTPGVIGMVQANEVIKYLIHEGTLLKSRLFIWDGLESRAEELCIEKNPACPVCGTKSNPQKKRIE; translated from the coding sequence ATGTTATCAGAACGCGAACGCGAACGGTATAAACGGCAGATCCTCCTGTTTGGCGAGAAAGGGCAGGAACAATTGAAAAAATCCCACATATTTGTTGCCGGTGCCGGTGGCCTTGGCTCCCCCATAGCCATCTACCTTGCCGTAGCCGGCGTGGGAACGATTACCATCGTTGATATGGACACGGTCGACCAGAGCAACCTGAACCGCCAGATCCTCCACACGGACCGGGATATCGGGAAGAAGAAGACGGTATCCGCCATCGAGAAACTGCATGAGTACAATGCGGATATCACCATCAACGCGATAGATGCCACCATCAGCGCGGACAATATCCGCGATCTCGTTGGCAGGGCTGATGGGATTGTCGATGCCATGGACAACTATCCCATCCGCTACCTGCTGAACCGGACTGCCTTTGAGAAAAATATCCCTCTCTTCCACGGGGCCATCCGTGGTCTCTATGGGCAGGCAACCACGATCCTTCCCGGTGAGACGCCCTGTCTTGAATGCATCTTCCCCAAAGCCCCGCCAAAAGAGGTCTTTCCGGTCCTGGGCGTGACCCCCGGGGTCATCGGGATGGTCCAGGCAAACGAGGTGATCAAGTACCTCATCCACGAAGGAACTCTCCTGAAAAGCCGGCTCTTCATCTGGGATGGCCTGGAATCGCGGGCTGAAGAGCTCTGTATTGAGAAAAACCCGGCCTGCCCGGTGTGCGGTACGAAAAGCAACCCCCAAAAAAAGAGGATAGAATGA
- the nifU gene encoding Fe-S cluster assembly scaffold protein NifU has product MYSDKVMDHFKNPRNVGEMEDADGIGEVGNPVCGDIMKIFLKIKDNIVTDAKFKTFGCGAAIASSSMATELVRGKTLEEAWEVSNKAVAEALEGLPPIKMHCSVLAEEGIHKAINDYRKKQGLPEWEEKNPHSHDEHEEGLTCQH; this is encoded by the coding sequence ATGTACAGTGACAAGGTCATGGACCATTTCAAGAACCCGCGCAACGTGGGCGAGATGGAAGATGCAGATGGTATCGGCGAAGTCGGGAACCCGGTCTGCGGGGATATCATGAAGATCTTCCTGAAAATAAAGGATAACATCGTCACCGATGCCAAGTTCAAGACATTCGGCTGCGGGGCTGCGATTGCGTCGAGCTCCATGGCAACCGAACTTGTCCGGGGAAAGACCCTGGAAGAAGCCTGGGAAGTGTCCAACAAAGCGGTGGCAGAAGCGCTCGAAGGACTCCCCCCCATAAAGATGCACTGTTCGGTGCTGGCCGAGGAAGGCATTCACAAGGCCATCAACGATTACCGGAAGAAACAGGGCCTGCCCGAGTGGGAAGAGAAAAATCCCCACTCCCACGATGAACACGAGGAAGGCCTCACCTGCCAGCACTAA
- the nifS gene encoding cysteine desulfurase NifS, protein MGEKRIIYMDHSATTPTRREVLDAMIPYYTEHFGNPSSIYSIARESKKAIDTARAQAAKALNAEPDEIYFTSGGSESDNWAIKGIAFANRQKGNHLITSKIEHHAVLHTFEYLEKEGFTVTYLPVDKYGSVDPAELEKAITDKTILVSIMYANNEIGTIEPIPELAAVAKKHKVYFHTDAVQAIGNIPIDVKAQDIDLLSLSAHKFYGPKGVGVLYIRKGVKIDNLIHGGGQERRRRAGTENIAGIVGLGKAIEMATADIEGHNRKIRAMKDRLQAGILEKIPNAYLNGHPEKRLPGNINISFEFIEGESMLLWLDDEGICASTGSACTSGSLEPSHVLLATGLPVEISHGSLRLTLGDSNTQEDVDFVLGALPKIVLRLREMSPLYTKKKGGCNVQ, encoded by the coding sequence ATGGGAGAGAAGCGTATCATTTACATGGACCATTCGGCAACCACCCCCACACGGAGGGAGGTTCTGGATGCGATGATCCCCTATTATACCGAACACTTCGGTAATCCGTCATCGATCTACAGCATTGCCCGGGAATCCAAAAAAGCAATCGATACAGCCCGGGCACAGGCAGCAAAGGCCCTGAATGCCGAACCCGACGAGATCTATTTCACCTCCGGCGGCAGCGAGTCCGACAACTGGGCCATCAAGGGGATCGCGTTTGCCAACCGGCAGAAGGGCAACCATCTCATCACTTCGAAAATAGAACACCATGCCGTACTCCATACCTTCGAGTATCTCGAGAAAGAAGGATTTACCGTCACCTATCTCCCGGTCGATAAGTACGGTTCCGTGGATCCGGCCGAACTGGAGAAAGCCATCACCGACAAGACAATCCTCGTCTCGATCATGTACGCCAACAACGAGATTGGCACGATCGAACCCATCCCGGAACTGGCAGCTGTTGCAAAGAAGCACAAGGTGTATTTCCATACCGATGCCGTCCAGGCAATCGGCAATATCCCGATTGATGTGAAAGCTCAGGATATTGATCTCCTCTCTCTCTCTGCCCACAAGTTCTACGGCCCTAAGGGGGTCGGAGTGCTCTACATCCGGAAAGGTGTCAAAATCGACAACCTGATTCATGGCGGTGGCCAGGAACGCCGGCGCAGGGCAGGGACCGAGAATATCGCCGGGATTGTCGGCCTTGGCAAAGCCATCGAAATGGCGACAGCAGATATCGAAGGGCACAACCGGAAGATCCGGGCAATGAAGGACCGGCTCCAGGCTGGCATCCTTGAAAAGATCCCCAACGCGTACCTTAATGGCCACCCGGAGAAACGGCTGCCCGGCAACATCAATATCAGTTTCGAGTTCATCGAAGGGGAGTCCATGCTCCTCTGGCTGGACGATGAAGGCATCTGCGCCTCAACCGGCAGTGCCTGCACCTCGGGTTCGCTCGAACCCTCCCACGTCCTCCTTGCAACCGGTCTGCCGGTCGAGATCTCCCATGGTTCGCTGCGGCTGACCCTCGGAGACAGCAACACCCAGGAAGATGTGGACTTCGTGCTTGGTGCACTACCCAAGATTGTATTACGGTTGCGGGAGATGTCTCCCTTGTATACGAAGAAGAAAGGTGGCTGCAATGTACAGTGA
- a CDS encoding transcriptional regulator → MEAPCQKIVWDVLPAIRAAIAVELVRCGVSQVEASRMLEIAPSAVSQYLSGKRGYRIEFENDVKQSIELLAKDLKDKKSINLVQRTCEICRQLREGDENQCGGPAASSAGERCGS, encoded by the coding sequence ATGGAAGCTCCCTGCCAGAAGATAGTTTGGGATGTCCTGCCCGCAATCCGGGCAGCGATTGCTGTAGAACTTGTCAGGTGCGGCGTATCCCAGGTGGAGGCATCACGGATGCTCGAAATAGCGCCATCCGCGGTCTCCCAGTACCTCTCAGGAAAACGGGGGTACCGTATAGAATTCGAGAATGATGTCAAACAATCCATTGAACTGCTTGCAAAGGATTTGAAAGACAAAAAAAGCATCAACCTTGTCCAGCGCACTTGCGAGATCTGCCGCCAGCTGCGCGAAGGCGATGAGAACCAGTGCGGCGGCCCCGCTGCTTCTTCTGCAGGGGAACGGTGCGGTTCCTGA
- the larE gene encoding ATP-dependent sacrificial sulfur transferase LarE, with product MTSLNKHQRLKKIIADQGSMLVAFSGGVDSTLLAAVAREVLGERSRCVLLDSPVVPRAAVAEAKKIAADLGLTLDVISVPHLENETFCSNPADRCYHCKKISSGFLKGRAEELGIACIADGINVSDLGEHRPGLTASTEEGILHPFIEAGCTKQDIRDIARECGLPVWQKPSAACLSSRIPYGDSINAEKLGMIEEAEAYLAGLGISQVRVRLHGTIARIEVHNDEREKILEHQAVVIREFKRIGFSYVTLDLEGYRSGSMDEVLNTTVKQNGTADVPGIRRN from the coding sequence ATGACTTCCCTCAACAAACACCAGCGGCTGAAGAAAATAATCGCCGATCAGGGATCCATGCTGGTCGCGTTCTCAGGGGGCGTCGACAGCACGCTGCTCGCAGCGGTAGCCCGCGAAGTCCTGGGGGAACGATCGCGCTGCGTACTCCTGGACAGCCCGGTGGTACCAAGGGCAGCGGTGGCAGAGGCGAAGAAGATCGCAGCCGATCTCGGGCTTACACTCGATGTCATCAGCGTGCCTCACCTTGAGAACGAGACCTTCTGCAGCAACCCGGCCGACCGCTGTTATCACTGCAAGAAGATCTCCTCGGGGTTTCTTAAGGGAAGGGCGGAAGAACTGGGCATTGCCTGTATTGCCGATGGCATCAATGTCTCTGACCTGGGCGAACACCGCCCGGGTCTTACTGCCTCAACGGAGGAGGGGATTCTCCACCCGTTCATCGAGGCCGGGTGCACCAAGCAGGACATCCGGGACATTGCCCGGGAGTGCGGACTCCCGGTATGGCAGAAACCTTCGGCTGCCTGTCTCTCGTCCCGCATCCCGTACGGCGACAGCATCAATGCGGAAAAACTGGGTATGATCGAAGAGGCAGAGGCATATCTCGCGGGATTGGGGATATCCCAGGTGCGCGTCCGGCTGCACGGGACAATTGCCCGGATCGAAGTACATAATGATGAGCGGGAGAAAATACTGGAGCACCAGGCAGTGGTGATACGGGAATTCAAACGGATCGGGTTTTCTTACGTTACCCTCGATCTCGAAGGATACCGCAGCGGCAGCATGGATGAAGTGCTTAACACTACCGTTAAGCAGAACGGCACCGCTGATGTGCCGGGAATACGGAGGAACTAA
- the fdhD gene encoding formate dehydrogenase accessory sulfurtransferase FdhD, which translates to MYRKLPCKRIDGEQCEDDVHEVIEEVPLALFVNGRHAMTAMMSPVMLEEFVTGYLFTEQIIKGIDEIESIKIEKNRMSVITTNLFKVLGPKKTILSGCGGSTSFIDTEKLPKIHSGYQVTAQEIWNAGKAVLNSELHRLTGGIHIVALLDGEKILAVSEDIGRHNALDRVIGFGLRNKIDLSQTYVLVSGRISSEMVRKCLIANIPIIVSRGATTTLAVETADKTSLTVVGFSRGGKMNIYTHPERVSCTKQGS; encoded by the coding sequence ATGTACAGGAAACTCCCCTGCAAACGGATCGACGGGGAACAATGCGAAGACGATGTGCATGAAGTCATCGAGGAAGTCCCGCTCGCGCTTTTTGTCAACGGGCGTCATGCCATGACTGCGATGATGAGCCCGGTGATGCTTGAAGAGTTTGTTACCGGGTACCTTTTCACCGAGCAGATCATCAAAGGCATCGACGAGATTGAATCGATCAAGATCGAGAAGAACCGCATGAGCGTGATCACGACCAACCTCTTCAAGGTGCTTGGCCCGAAAAAGACCATCCTTTCCGGTTGCGGCGGCAGTACTTCGTTCATCGATACGGAGAAACTCCCGAAGATCCATTCCGGTTATCAGGTAACTGCACAGGAGATCTGGAATGCCGGAAAAGCCGTGCTCAATTCAGAACTCCACCGGCTTACCGGGGGGATCCATATCGTTGCTCTCCTTGACGGGGAAAAAATCCTCGCAGTCTCTGAGGATATCGGGCGGCATAACGCCCTTGACCGGGTGATCGGTTTTGGCCTCCGGAATAAAATTGATCTCTCGCAGACGTACGTCCTTGTATCGGGACGCATCTCCTCGGAGATGGTGAGAAAGTGCCTGATTGCAAATATCCCGATCATTGTCTCGCGGGGGGCGACCACGACACTTGCGGTTGAAACTGCGGATAAGACCAGCCTGACGGTCGTGGGGTTTTCCCGGGGCGGGAAGATGAATATCTACACGCACCCGGAACGGGTCTCCTGTACGAAACAGGGCTCCTGA